One window from the genome of Streptomyces cadmiisoli encodes:
- the arc gene encoding proteasome ATPase encodes MAAHDDDMNRGIRPGRGSDDPAGQIAYLEQEIAVLRRKLADSPRHTRILEERIVELQTNLAGVSAQNERLANTLREARDQIVALKEEVDRLAQPPAGFGVFLQANEDGTADIFTGGRKLRVNVSPSVELDELRRGQELMLNEALNVVEAMEYERVGDIVTLKEILEDGERALVLGHTDEERVVRLAEPLLDVTIRAGDALLLEPRSGYVYEVVPKSEVEELVLEEVPDIGYEQIGGLGNQIEAIRDAVELPYLYPDLFKEHELRPPKGVLLYGPPGCGKTLIAKAVANSLAKKVAEVTGQAAGKSFFLNIKGPELLNKYVGETERQIRLVFQRAREKASEGTPVIVFFDEMESLFRTRGSGVSSDVENTIVPQLLAEIDGVEGLQNVVVIGASNREDMIDPAILRPGRLDVKIKIERPDAEAAKDIFGKYLTQRLPLHSEDLGEHGGDKDACVQAMIQTAVEHMYAETEENRFLEVTYANGDKEVLYFKDFNSGAMIENIVGRAKKMAIKDFLEHTQKGLRVSHLLQACVDEFKENEDLPNTTNPDDWARISGKKGERIVYIRTLITGKQGADTGRSIDTVANTGQYL; translated from the coding sequence GTGGCAGCCCACGACGACGACATGAACCGCGGCATCCGCCCGGGACGCGGGTCCGACGACCCGGCCGGGCAGATTGCCTACCTTGAGCAGGAGATCGCCGTCCTGCGACGCAAGCTCGCCGACTCTCCGCGACACACGAGGATTCTCGAAGAGCGGATCGTCGAGCTGCAGACCAACCTGGCCGGCGTGTCCGCACAGAACGAGCGACTTGCCAACACGCTCCGTGAGGCCCGGGACCAGATCGTGGCCCTCAAGGAAGAGGTCGACCGGCTGGCACAGCCACCGGCCGGCTTCGGAGTCTTCCTGCAGGCGAACGAGGACGGCACCGCCGACATCTTCACCGGCGGCCGCAAGCTCCGGGTGAACGTGAGCCCCAGCGTCGAGCTCGACGAGTTGCGGCGCGGCCAGGAACTGATGCTCAACGAGGCCCTCAACGTGGTCGAGGCCATGGAGTACGAGCGCGTCGGGGACATCGTCACCCTCAAGGAGATCCTTGAGGACGGCGAGCGCGCCCTGGTGCTCGGGCACACCGACGAGGAACGGGTGGTGCGGCTCGCCGAGCCGCTGCTGGACGTCACCATCCGCGCCGGCGACGCCCTGCTGCTCGAACCCCGCTCCGGCTACGTCTACGAGGTCGTGCCCAAGAGCGAGGTCGAGGAACTCGTCCTCGAAGAGGTCCCGGACATCGGCTACGAGCAGATCGGCGGTCTCGGCAACCAGATCGAGGCCATCCGGGACGCGGTCGAGCTGCCGTACCTCTACCCGGACCTGTTCAAGGAGCACGAACTGCGCCCGCCCAAGGGTGTGCTGCTCTACGGACCGCCCGGATGCGGCAAGACGCTGATCGCCAAGGCCGTCGCCAACTCGCTGGCCAAGAAGGTCGCCGAGGTCACCGGTCAGGCCGCCGGCAAGAGCTTCTTCCTCAACATCAAGGGCCCCGAGCTCCTGAACAAGTACGTCGGCGAGACCGAGCGGCAGATCCGCCTCGTCTTCCAGCGTGCCCGGGAGAAGGCCAGCGAGGGCACGCCCGTCATCGTCTTCTTCGACGAGATGGAGTCCCTCTTCCGCACCCGTGGCTCCGGTGTCAGCTCGGACGTGGAGAACACCATCGTCCCGCAGCTGCTCGCCGAGATCGACGGCGTGGAAGGCCTGCAGAACGTGGTCGTGATCGGTGCCTCGAACCGTGAGGACATGATCGACCCGGCCATTCTGCGTCCCGGCCGGCTGGACGTGAAGATCAAGATCGAGCGCCCGGACGCCGAGGCGGCCAAGGACATCTTCGGCAAGTACCTCACCCAGCGCCTGCCGCTGCACTCCGAGGACCTCGGGGAGCACGGCGGCGACAAGGACGCATGCGTCCAGGCCATGATCCAGACCGCCGTCGAACACATGTACGCGGAAACCGAGGAGAACCGCTTCCTGGAGGTCACCTACGCCAACGGTGACAAGGAAGTCCTGTACTTCAAGGACTTCAATTCCGGCGCCATGATCGAGAACATCGTGGGCCGGGCCAAGAAGATGGCGATCAAGGATTTCCTGGAGCACACCCAGAAGGGTCTGCGCGTCTCCCACCTGCTCCAGGCCTGCGTGGACGAGTTCAAGGAGAACGAGGACCTGCCCAACACCACGAACCCGGACGACTGGGCTCGGATCTCCGGAAAGAAGGGCGAGCGGATCGTGTACATCCGTACCCTTATCACCGGAAAGCAGGGTGCGGACACCGGACGCTCCATCGACACGGTGGCCAACACCGGACAGTACCTGTAA
- a CDS encoding LacI family DNA-binding transcriptional regulator produces the protein MCAVHPSRSRPGRRPDEGAGQVSRAGIRPTSRDVARSAGVSQAAVSLVLGDKWRGRVSAATAERVRQAARDLGYRPNLAARNLRLGHTRTVLLVVPALTTEFFAGVYTGATRVAAEHGFGVVLYPSPEGIGAVRDPFASAQAALDGVIASSMAADALTAIRGDQLPLVMLDSDPEGSLGAATVNLDIADGVRQVADHLLGLGHRRFLHLGADIASWTFEVRARELAARLRTVPGTTLHSARAPISIDGALAAAEAALGRHRVTAVVCDDDKLAAGAYKAVRRLGLRVPDDVSVTGIDDLALATAIDPELTTVRLDAELFGERGMRALLAVLEGGTPQAGDIPVELVVRGSTAPPAAP, from the coding sequence ATGTGCGCAGTTCACCCGTCCAGGTCACGGCCAGGACGACGTCCCGACGAAGGAGCAGGCCAGGTGTCACGAGCCGGCATCCGTCCCACGAGCCGGGACGTCGCCCGGAGCGCCGGCGTCTCCCAGGCCGCCGTGTCCCTGGTGCTGGGCGACAAATGGCGCGGCCGGGTGTCGGCGGCCACCGCCGAACGGGTCCGGCAGGCCGCCCGGGACCTCGGGTACCGGCCCAACCTGGCCGCCCGCAATCTGCGCCTCGGCCACACCCGCACCGTGCTGCTGGTCGTCCCGGCGCTGACCACGGAGTTCTTCGCGGGCGTCTACACCGGCGCCACCCGCGTCGCCGCCGAGCACGGCTTCGGCGTCGTGCTGTACCCCTCCCCCGAGGGCATCGGGGCCGTCCGGGACCCCTTCGCGTCCGCCCAGGCCGCGCTGGACGGCGTCATCGCCTCCTCGATGGCCGCGGACGCCCTCACCGCCATCCGCGGCGACCAGCTGCCGCTGGTGATGCTCGACAGCGACCCGGAGGGCAGTCTGGGCGCCGCCACCGTCAATCTCGACATCGCCGACGGTGTCCGCCAGGTGGCCGACCATCTGCTGGGCCTCGGCCACCGCCGGTTCCTGCATCTGGGTGCCGACATCGCCTCCTGGACCTTCGAGGTCCGCGCCCGGGAACTCGCCGCCCGCCTGCGCACGGTCCCCGGCACGACCCTGCACTCGGCCCGCGCGCCCATCTCCATCGACGGGGCCCTGGCCGCCGCCGAGGCGGCCCTCGGCCGCCACCGCGTCACCGCCGTCGTCTGCGACGACGACAAGCTGGCGGCAGGCGCCTACAAGGCCGTACGGCGCCTCGGACTGCGCGTCCCCGACGACGTCTCGGTCACCGGCATCGACGATCTCGCCCTGGCCACCGCGATCGATCCGGAGCTGACCACGGTGCGGCTGGACGCCGAGCTGTTCGGTGAGCGGGGCATGCGGGCCCTGCTGGCGGTCCTTGAGGGCGGCACGCCGCAGGCCGGGGACATCCCCGTGGAACTGGTCGTACGCGGGTCCACCGCTCCCCCCGCCGCCCCCTGA
- a CDS encoding ferredoxin, whose product MTVQQEAVVQGEALEVWIDQDLCTGDGICAQYAPEVFELDIDGLAYVKGGDEELLQAKGATTPVPLPLLTDVIDSARECPGECIHVRRVSDSVEVYGPNAE is encoded by the coding sequence GTGACCGTGCAGCAGGAGGCCGTGGTCCAGGGCGAGGCGCTGGAGGTCTGGATCGACCAGGATCTCTGTACCGGCGACGGTATCTGCGCCCAGTACGCGCCCGAGGTCTTCGAGCTGGACATCGACGGCCTGGCCTATGTGAAAGGCGGGGACGAGGAGCTGTTGCAGGCCAAGGGGGCCACAACACCCGTACCGCTGCCGCTCCTCACGGACGTGATCGACTCGGCGAGGGAGTGTCCCGGCGAGTGCATTCATGTACGTCGCGTTTCGGACAGCGTCGAGGTCTACGGACCGAACGCAGAGTGA
- a CDS encoding tRNA (adenine-N1)-methyltransferase: MSEPTGAARRRGPFKVGDQVQLTDPKGRHYTFTLEAGKNFHTHKGSFPHDELIGAPEGSVVRTTGNVAYLALRPLLPDYVLSMPRGAAVVYPKDAGQILSFADIFPGARVVEAGVGSGSLSSFLLRAIGDQGMLHSYERRADFAEIAQQNVERYFGGPHPAWQLTVGDLQDNLSDTDVDRVILDMLAPWECLEAVSKALVPGGILCCYVATTTQLARTVESIREIGCFNEPTSWETMIRNWHVEGLAVRPDHRMIGHTGFLLTARRLADGVEPPMRRRRPAKGAYGEDYSGPNADGGIGR; this comes from the coding sequence ATGTCCGAACCGACCGGTGCCGCCCGCAGGCGCGGGCCCTTCAAGGTCGGGGACCAGGTACAGCTGACCGACCCCAAGGGCCGCCACTACACGTTCACGCTCGAGGCCGGGAAGAACTTCCACACCCACAAGGGTTCCTTCCCGCACGACGAGCTGATCGGCGCTCCCGAGGGCAGCGTTGTCCGCACCACCGGGAACGTCGCCTATCTCGCGCTGCGCCCCCTGCTCCCCGACTACGTCCTGTCCATGCCCCGCGGGGCAGCCGTCGTCTACCCCAAGGACGCGGGGCAGATCCTGTCCTTCGCCGACATCTTCCCCGGCGCGCGCGTCGTGGAGGCCGGCGTCGGCTCCGGCTCGCTCAGCAGCTTCCTGCTGCGGGCCATCGGCGATCAGGGCATGCTGCACAGCTACGAGCGCCGTGCGGACTTCGCCGAGATCGCCCAGCAGAACGTGGAGCGCTACTTCGGCGGCCCGCACCCGGCCTGGCAGCTCACCGTGGGCGACCTCCAGGACAACCTGAGCGACACCGACGTCGACCGCGTCATCCTGGACATGCTCGCCCCGTGGGAGTGCCTGGAGGCCGTCTCCAAGGCGCTCGTGCCCGGCGGCATCCTGTGCTGCTACGTGGCGACCACCACGCAGCTCGCCCGGACCGTGGAGTCCATCCGTGAGATCGGCTGCTTCAACGAGCCGACCTCCTGGGAGACGATGATCCGCAACTGGCACGTCGAGGGCCTGGCCGTCCGCCCGGACCACCGGATGATCGGCCACACCGGCTTCCTGCTCACCGCCCGCCGTCTCGCCGACGGCGTCGAGCCGCCCATGCGCCGCCGCCGCCCCGCGAAGGGCGCCTACGGCGAGGACTACAGCGGCCCCAACGCCGACGGAGGCATCGGCCGCTGA
- the prcB gene encoding proteasome subunit beta, with amino-acid sequence MEANTRSTGRLPAAFLTPGSSSFMDFLSEHQPELLPGKRQLPPTQGVIEAPHGTTIVAVTFPGGVVLAGDRRATMGNIIAQRDIEKVFPADEYSAVGIAGTAGLAVEMVKLFQLELEHFEKVEGAQLSLEGKANRLSTMIRSNLGMAMQGLAVVPLFAGFDVDRGKGRIFSYDVTGGRSEEQGYAATGSGSIFARGAMKKLFREDLTEDQATTLVVQALYDAADDDSATGGPDVARRIYPIVTVITEDGFRRLTEDEASQIARSVLERRLEQPDGPRAALL; translated from the coding sequence GTGGAAGCCAACACTCGTAGCACCGGGCGTCTACCAGCTGCCTTCCTGACGCCTGGGTCCTCCTCGTTCATGGACTTCCTGTCCGAGCACCAGCCGGAGCTGCTGCCCGGCAAGCGGCAACTGCCGCCCACCCAGGGTGTGATCGAGGCACCGCACGGCACGACCATCGTCGCCGTCACCTTCCCGGGCGGCGTCGTGCTGGCCGGCGACCGGCGGGCGACCATGGGCAACATCATCGCGCAGCGGGACATCGAGAAGGTCTTCCCGGCGGACGAGTACTCGGCCGTCGGCATCGCCGGCACCGCGGGTCTGGCCGTGGAGATGGTCAAGCTCTTCCAGCTGGAACTGGAGCACTTCGAGAAGGTCGAGGGCGCCCAGCTGTCCCTGGAGGGCAAGGCGAACCGCCTGTCGACCATGATCCGGTCCAATCTGGGCATGGCGATGCAGGGCCTGGCCGTGGTCCCGCTGTTCGCCGGCTTCGACGTCGACCGCGGCAAGGGCCGGATCTTCTCCTACGACGTGACGGGCGGCCGCTCCGAGGAGCAGGGCTACGCGGCCACCGGCTCCGGCTCGATCTTCGCGCGCGGCGCCATGAAGAAGCTCTTCCGCGAGGATCTCACCGAGGACCAGGCCACGACCCTCGTGGTGCAGGCGCTGTACGACGCGGCAGACGACGACTCGGCGACCGGTGGTCCCGATGTCGCCCGCCGGATCTACCCGATCGTCACCGTGATCACCGAGGACGGCTTCCGCCGGCTCACCGAGGACGAGGCCTCGCAGATCGCCCGCTCGGTGCTGGAGCGGCGTCTGGAGCAGCCCGACGGCCCGCGGGCCGCGCTGCTGTAA
- a CDS encoding ubiquitin-like protein Pup — protein sequence MATKDTGGGQQKATRSTEEVEEQAQDAQASEDLKERHDKLSDDVDSVLDEIDDVLEENAEDFVRSFVQKGGQ from the coding sequence ATGGCGACCAAGGACACCGGCGGCGGACAGCAGAAGGCGACGCGCTCCACCGAGGAGGTCGAGGAGCAGGCGCAGGACGCGCAGGCTTCGGAGGACCTCAAGGAGCGGCACGACAAGCTCAGCGACGACGTGGACTCCGTCCTGGACGAGATCGACGACGTGCTCGAGGAGAACGCCGAGGACTTCGTTCGGTCATTCGTTCAAAAGGGTGGCCAGTAG
- a CDS encoding MFS transporter — MAAGYLEILRARHATRLLVGTLVGRLPNATAAIAIVLFVRAEGGSYSLAGALAAVYGVANAVGQPLLGRLVDLHGQPRVQLPAALLSALAMAAFTVSGTDALTPSYVAVAAAGLFTPPLEGGLRALWTSVLRKEEQVHRAYAMDAVAQEVMFTVGPLLVTLCTSLWSAQVALLALNALGVLGALSVVVSPPSRAWRSAPREAHWLGALRSPGLLALLAAFLFVGVALGSIAVAAVSYADDHGGDAVYGWLMAGVGFGALVGGSLYGARQWSGVPERRLRVLVALLAVCYLPLVLMPGPVAMTALSALAGVFLAPAIACAFVIVDRHAPRGTVTEAFSWLVTTFTVGASVGTGVAGPVVEWGGALWGFAVPGAAGAVSLLVLLATGRVLAVPARTAVVAASMENDPNRAVEPRFSSGDRA; from the coding sequence ATGGCCGCGGGATACCTGGAGATCCTCAGGGCGAGGCACGCCACCCGGCTGCTGGTCGGCACGCTCGTGGGGCGCCTGCCGAACGCCACCGCCGCGATCGCGATCGTGCTGTTCGTCCGCGCGGAGGGCGGCTCCTACAGCCTCGCCGGAGCGCTGGCGGCCGTGTACGGCGTCGCCAACGCGGTGGGCCAGCCCCTGCTCGGCAGGCTGGTGGACCTGCACGGACAGCCGCGCGTCCAACTGCCCGCCGCGCTCCTGTCGGCCCTCGCGATGGCCGCCTTCACCGTCAGCGGCACCGACGCGCTGACGCCGTCGTACGTGGCCGTGGCTGCGGCCGGACTCTTCACCCCGCCCCTGGAGGGCGGCCTGCGCGCCCTGTGGACGTCCGTGCTGCGCAAGGAGGAGCAGGTGCACCGGGCGTACGCCATGGACGCGGTGGCCCAGGAGGTGATGTTCACCGTCGGCCCGTTGCTGGTGACCCTGTGCACGTCGCTGTGGTCCGCCCAGGTCGCCCTGCTCGCGCTGAACGCCCTCGGCGTCCTCGGCGCCCTCTCCGTGGTCGTCTCGCCGCCCTCGCGCGCCTGGCGGTCGGCGCCGCGCGAGGCGCACTGGCTCGGCGCGCTGCGCTCGCCCGGCCTCCTGGCGCTGCTGGCCGCGTTCCTCTTCGTCGGCGTGGCGCTCGGCTCCATCGCGGTCGCCGCCGTGTCGTACGCGGACGACCACGGCGGCGACGCGGTGTACGGCTGGCTCATGGCGGGCGTGGGATTCGGCGCGCTCGTCGGCGGCAGCCTGTACGGGGCGCGGCAGTGGAGCGGCGTACCCGAACGGCGACTGCGTGTGCTCGTCGCCCTTCTGGCGGTGTGTTACCTGCCGCTCGTGCTGATGCCCGGCCCGGTCGCCATGACGGCGCTCAGCGCGCTCGCCGGCGTCTTCCTGGCCCCCGCCATCGCCTGCGCCTTCGTCATCGTCGACCGGCACGCGCCGCGGGGCACCGTCACCGAGGCGTTCTCCTGGCTGGTGACCACGTTCACGGTGGGCGCGTCGGTCGGAACCGGTGTCGCCGGACCCGTGGTGGAGTGGGGCGGGGCGCTGTGGGGCTTCGCCGTACCGGGTGCCGCGGGAGCCGTGTCGCTGCTGGTTCTGCTGGCCACCGGGCGGGTACTCGCAGTTCCCGCCAGGACGGCGGTCGTTGCGGCCTCAATGGAAAATGATCCAAATCGTGCCGTCGAACCCCGTTTCAGTTCAGGGGATCGGGCGTAA
- the pafA gene encoding Pup--protein ligase, producing MDRRIFGLENEYGVTCTFRGQRRLSPDEVARYLFRRVVSWGRSSNVFLRNGARLYLDVGSHPEYATPECDNVIELVTHDKAGERILEGLLVDAERRLHEEGIAGDVYLFKNNTDSAGNSYGCHENYLVARHGEFSRLADILIPFLVTRQLLCGAGKVLQTPRGAVYCVSQRAEHIWEGVSSATTRSRPIINTRDEPHADAERYRRLHVIVGDSNMSETTMLLKVGATDLVLRMIEAGTVMRDLTLENPIRAIREVSHDITGRRKVRLASGREASALEVQREYFEKAVDFCERRGIRTGVVEQVLELWGRTLDAIENEDLDRIDTEIDWVMKYKLIERYRAKHNMTMSHPRVAQIDLAYHDIHRRRGLYYLLEKKGQATRICNDLKIFEGKSVPPQTTRARLRGDFIRRAQEQRRDFTVDWVHLKLNDQAQRTVLCKDPFRSVDDRVEKLIAGM from the coding sequence ATGGACCGCCGCATTTTCGGGCTGGAGAACGAGTACGGCGTCACGTGCACGTTCAGGGGACAGCGCCGTCTGTCGCCTGACGAGGTGGCGCGGTACCTCTTCCGCCGTGTCGTGTCATGGGGCCGCAGCAGCAATGTCTTTCTGCGGAACGGCGCCCGCCTCTACCTCGACGTGGGCTCGCATCCGGAATACGCGACACCCGAATGTGACAACGTGATCGAACTGGTCACCCACGACAAGGCCGGCGAGCGCATTCTCGAAGGTCTCCTCGTGGATGCGGAACGACGCCTGCACGAGGAGGGAATCGCGGGCGACGTCTACCTTTTCAAGAACAACACCGACTCCGCCGGCAACTCCTACGGATGCCACGAGAACTATCTGGTGGCCCGGCACGGGGAGTTCTCCCGGCTCGCGGACATCCTCATCCCCTTCCTGGTCACCCGGCAGCTGCTGTGCGGCGCCGGCAAGGTGCTCCAGACCCCGCGCGGCGCTGTGTACTGCGTCAGCCAGCGCGCCGAGCACATCTGGGAGGGCGTCTCGTCCGCCACGACGCGCTCCCGGCCCATCATCAACACCCGCGACGAACCCCACGCCGACGCCGAGCGCTACCGGCGGCTGCACGTCATCGTCGGCGACTCGAACATGTCCGAGACGACGATGCTGCTCAAGGTCGGCGCCACGGACCTGGTGCTGCGCATGATCGAGGCGGGCACCGTGATGCGCGACCTGACCCTGGAGAACCCCATCCGGGCGATCCGCGAGGTCAGCCACGACATCACCGGCCGCCGCAAGGTGCGCCTGGCCAGCGGCCGGGAGGCGTCGGCGCTGGAGGTGCAGCGGGAGTACTTCGAGAAGGCCGTGGACTTCTGCGAGCGGCGTGGCATCCGCACCGGCGTGGTCGAGCAGGTGCTGGAGCTGTGGGGCCGCACCCTGGACGCCATCGAGAACGAGGACCTCGACCGGATCGACACCGAGATCGACTGGGTCATGAAGTACAAGCTCATCGAGCGGTACCGGGCCAAGCACAACATGACCATGTCGCACCCGCGGGTCGCGCAGATAGACCTCGCCTACCACGACATCCACCGGCGTCGTGGCCTGTACTACCTCCTGGAGAAGAAGGGCCAAGCCACCCGGATCTGCAACGACTTGAAGATCTTCGAGGGCAAGTCCGTCCCGCCGCAGACCACTCGGGCCAGGCTGCGTGGCGACTTCATCCGGCGCGCGCAGGAGCAGCGCCGGGACTTCACCGTCGACTGGGTCCACCTCAAGCTCAACGACCAGGCACAGCGCACGGTGTTGTGCAAGGACCCGTTCCGATCGGTGGACGACCGGGTGGAGAAGCTCATCGCCGGTATGTGA
- the dop gene encoding depupylase/deamidase Dop: protein MTVRRVMGIETEYGISVPGHPNANAMLTSSQIVNAYAAAMHRARRARWDFEEENPLRDARGFDLAREAADASQLTDEDIGLANVILTNGARLYVDHAHPEYSAPEVTNPRDAVLWDKAGERIMAEAAERAAQLPGAQPIHLYKNNTDNKGASYGTHENYLMKRETAFSDIVRHLTPFFVSRQVFAGAGRVGIGQDGHEHGFQLSQRADYFEVEVGLETTLKRPIINTRDEPHADAEKYRRLHVIIGDANLSEISTYLKLGTTALVLSMIEDGFIAVDLAVDQPVRTLHQVSHDPTLQRLVTLRSGRTLTAVQLQMEYYELSRKYVEERFGADADEQTKDVLSRWEDTLNRLERDPMSLAGELDWVAKRELMEGYRRRDGLDWDAARLHLVDLQYADVRPEKGLYNRLVARGRIKRLLDEADVERAKAKPPEDTRAYFRGRCLEQYADDVAAASWDSVIFDLPGRDSLQRVPTLEPLRGTRNHVKELLDRCRTAEDLVKVLSGG, encoded by the coding sequence ATGACCGTACGGCGAGTAATGGGCATCGAGACGGAGTACGGGATCTCCGTCCCCGGCCATCCCAATGCCAATGCCATGCTCACCTCGTCCCAGATCGTGAACGCCTACGCGGCGGCGATGCACCGGGCCCGCCGGGCCCGCTGGGACTTCGAGGAGGAGAACCCCCTGCGGGACGCCCGAGGCTTCGACCTCGCCCGCGAGGCCGCCGACGCCAGCCAGCTCACCGACGAGGACATCGGCCTGGCCAACGTCATTCTCACCAATGGCGCACGGCTCTACGTCGACCACGCCCACCCCGAGTACAGCGCACCCGAGGTCACCAACCCCCGTGACGCCGTCCTCTGGGACAAGGCCGGCGAGCGGATCATGGCCGAGGCGGCCGAGCGCGCCGCCCAGCTGCCCGGTGCCCAGCCGATCCACCTCTACAAGAACAACACCGACAACAAGGGCGCCTCCTACGGCACGCACGAGAACTACCTGATGAAGCGGGAGACCGCCTTCTCGGACATCGTGCGCCACCTCACCCCGTTCTTCGTCTCCCGCCAGGTCTTCGCCGGAGCGGGCCGCGTCGGCATCGGCCAGGACGGCCACGAGCACGGCTTCCAGCTGAGCCAGCGCGCGGACTACTTCGAGGTCGAGGTGGGTCTGGAGACGACCCTCAAGCGCCCCATCATCAACACGCGCGACGAGCCGCACGCCGACGCCGAGAAGTACCGGCGCCTGCATGTGATCATCGGCGACGCGAACCTGTCGGAGATCTCCACCTACCTCAAGCTCGGCACCACGGCCCTGGTGCTGTCGATGATCGAGGACGGGTTCATCGCCGTGGACCTCGCCGTCGACCAGCCCGTTCGCACTCTGCACCAGGTCTCGCACGACCCGACGCTCCAGCGGCTGGTCACCCTGCGCAGCGGCCGGACACTCACCGCGGTCCAGTTGCAGATGGAGTACTACGAGCTGTCCCGCAAGTACGTCGAGGAACGCTTCGGCGCGGACGCGGACGAGCAGACCAAGGACGTCCTGAGCCGCTGGGAGGACACTCTCAACCGGCTGGAGCGCGATCCGATGAGTCTGGCCGGCGAGCTGGACTGGGTCGCCAAGCGGGAGCTCATGGAGGGCTACCGGCGCCGGGACGGCCTCGACTGGGACGCGGCGCGGCTGCACCTGGTCGACCTCCAGTACGCCGACGTACGCCCCGAGAAGGGCCTGTACAACCGGCTGGTCGCCCGTGGCCGCATCAAGCGACTGCTGGACGAGGCGGACGTGGAGCGGGCCAAGGCGAAGCCGCCGGAGGACACCCGGGCGTACTTCCGCGGGCGCTGCCTGGAGCAGTACGCGGACGACGTCGCGGCGGCCTCGTGGGACTCGGTGATCTTCGATCTGCCGGGCCGGGATTCGCTCCAGAGGGTTCCAACCCTGGAACCGCTTCGCGGAACGCGTAATCACGTCAAGGAGCTGCTGGACCGCTGCCGCACCGCCGAGGACCTGGTCAAGGTCCTGTCCGGCGGCTGA
- the prcA gene encoding proteasome subunit alpha — translation MSTPFYVSPQQAMADRAEYARKGIARGRSLVVLQYVDGIVFVGENPSRALHKFSEIYDRIGFAAAGKYNEYENLRIGGVRYADLRGYTYDRDDVTARGLANVYAQTLGTIFSSAAEKPYEVELVVAEVGETPDGDQIYRLPHDGSIVDEHGSVAVGGNAEQISSYLDQRHQDGMTLAEALSLAVQALSRDTNGTQREIPAERLEVAVLDRTRPQQRKFKRIVGRQLARLLEADGASSATEAEDAEEE, via the coding sequence GTGTCGACGCCGTTCTATGTCTCACCCCAGCAGGCCATGGCCGACCGGGCGGAGTACGCCCGCAAGGGCATCGCCCGGGGCCGCAGCCTGGTCGTGCTCCAGTACGTCGACGGCATCGTGTTCGTCGGCGAGAACCCGTCCCGCGCGCTGCACAAGTTCAGCGAGATCTACGACCGGATCGGCTTCGCCGCCGCCGGCAAGTACAACGAGTACGAGAACCTCCGCATCGGCGGCGTCCGCTACGCCGACCTGCGCGGTTACACCTACGACCGGGACGACGTGACGGCCCGCGGCCTGGCCAACGTCTACGCCCAGACGCTGGGCACGATCTTCTCCAGCGCGGCCGAGAAGCCCTACGAGGTGGAACTGGTCGTCGCGGAGGTCGGCGAGACGCCCGACGGGGACCAGATCTACCGGCTGCCGCACGACGGCTCCATCGTGGACGAGCACGGCTCGGTCGCGGTCGGTGGCAACGCCGAGCAGATCAGCAGCTACCTGGACCAGCGCCACCAGGACGGCATGACCCTGGCCGAGGCGCTCAGCCTGGCCGTGCAGGCGCTGTCCCGCGACACCAACGGCACACAGCGGGAGATCCCCGCCGAGCGCCTCGAAGTGGCCGTACTGGACCGTACGCGCCCGCAGCAGCGCAAGTTCAAGCGGATCGTCGGCCGGCAGCTCGCGCGTCTGCTGGAGGCCGACGGGGCGTCGTCCGCCACGGAGGCGGAGGACGCCGAGGAGGAGTAG